The Fulvia fulva chromosome 11, complete sequence genome segment AAAGTCTCTTTCTGAGCGCCGCGCCCTTCGTCTCGTACTTGGTAATAGTGCCTGGCAAGGGGTTGTAGATCGGGCTACCGTCCTCAAGAACTCTAACCTCATTAGTCAAAGCCATTATCCGCAGTCGTTGTCTCCAGTCCGGCACCCAGGTCGGAAGACGGGGAGCCTCGGCGAGCGAAAGGAAATCTGGATGTAGTCCAGGTCCATGGGTGTAGACGAGGCCCAACATATCAAGACCGTGACGCTCCAATGCGAAATGGGCTATGTCTAGATAGACTTCCTCGAGGCTTCTGTCATAGTCCACAACGATATCCATAGTGGAAATCTCAGCCGCATGGGCCAAAGCTACGAACACCTTGTCACGCTGATCTGCACACGATGCGATTCTCACATCCGCTAGAATATCGACCAGTGGCTGAGGTCCTGGCCTCTCGCGATCTACTCGTGCCATAGTGACGTGCGCTATGTGGCTGCGCATGCCGACCGATTTCGCAAGTCCTGCAGGGAATTCCCATACCTCAGCGAAACGATGTGCGCATAATACGATCATTAGCATAAGATCACCGTCAAAGTTGTGCTTGCCAATCCAGAATCTGACTTCGCCAGGTGTAGTTGCTTCCTGGTGTATCCATACTCTTCGAAAGTATGGCAGATCGCATATGGCGGTGACAGTCCTCCAAGCTTGGTCTGTGTCGCTGCAACCATCATGCGGAAATAGTGCATGATCTTTGTCCCACTTTACGGGATGTATACCCCCATCGAGGGCCTCAATATCTTCGGAGAAAACATCAAAGCTCTTGACCATGAGATCGATAGCGTCTTTTATCTGAGCATCGTCGTCTGGCATCCCGAGCCAAGCAAATACTGAGGCAGCGCCTTCGTAGATCCCCTTCATTCTCATCACCTGCGAAGCCCTTTCGCGGAGGTCAACCTGATTGATGCAGATAGCATCCGCCCAACAACATACAGTCCTTGGAGCGGACCTCTTCCGCAAGATGCCGCATCGCGTAGTGTAAATTCTGCTGAACCTCAACTTGGTGACCGTTCAAAGTCAAGATGTATGGTCCCGGTTTGACCTCGTCTGCCGGCAGGGTCCAGGTGTAAGATAGTGCAATATATGGCGGTGCGCCTTCGATTTGAAAGGTCTGCAATGAGCAAGTCAAGCCACTGTCGTCTGTGAATGAGAGAAGCCTAAAACAGCCATCTGGCACGGCGTCATACAGCTTGGACTCCATCATGGATGGTTAGCCTTCGGCTCCGATCGTGATATACTCTGTTCTCGTCCTGGACAACTGGGGGTCTGAACAAGCCTCTCGACCACACTATCAGCTGTGTGCCAAGGCCTAGGCAGTGCGCCTTCGACCCCTAGAACGCCGCGGACTGCAATGAACACTGTGGTGGAAGAAATCAAAGAGTCGCTCCGAGCCTAGTGGATTGCAGGCGGGCCTCGGGGTGGAACGCAGCGGAAGTAGCGCAGGTGGTTGACAATCGTTCCGTAAGGAGAGTTTTCGATGTCGATGCCGGTTGTGCTTCTTTGTGGACCTTGTGATGACCAGTCAAACCAGTGGACAACAACCAGCGGCGAAGCGAACGCAGTATACAGTTTCAGCGACGCGGATGACGACAATTTGGCGACCAAAGAGCTGATGCACAGCTGCGCAACGTGTTCGTTCCCTGATTTTTGGTGCTGCGCCAGACCATGCAGTACACTGGTGGAGCTGCTCGATGCCAGGATGGCGGCTTCGTATCACGTCTTCCATTTGCTTCTACTTAGGACAAGTCATACAGTGGTCATACAGCCTGCGAAGCCGCTCAGCATTTCCCATGTCACGAAACACTACTTGCACCTCTTCTCGATAATCGCCGCACCAAACTCCTCATACTCCTGCCGCGAGATCCACATCTGGTGGAACGTCCCCAGACTACCCAAAACACTCCCACCAATCCATCCACCATACTTTCGCTCAACACTGTTAGAGTTGGCAATGACACGAATCTTTGGGTTGGGGAAGAGAGCCTGCAGATCTGACTGTATCCGCTCGGGTAGGCCTGCGATGAGAGATCCGGCTCCAGTGAGGATGATGTTATTCATCAGATGTGGCCTTGTATCGACATCGCAGGCGTTGATGGCGTTCTTTGCTGCTGATACAATGGTCTGCTCGCCCGATGGTGCCGGATGTGATGCATCTGTGTATGCAGCAGCGCTGTCGAAGAGGCCTTCTGCGACCTTGAAGCGCTCGATGCCGAAGACTTGGTTCCAGCCGTCAGGCATTTCGAAAGGCTTCGGAGGCAGACTTCGAACGTAGTCAGCGTTGGTAGTCGCACCTTGACTTGGGCCGTTCTCCAGTCGACTGGGTCCTCCCCAGGCTTGCACCACGCTCTCCTTGAATGCCGTCAAGACCCTCTCTTCCTCTAGTCTTCGGAACGAGTCTGTCGGCGGTTTCGGGAACTGGATGTATGTGGCGTTCGAAGGTGCACCGGCATCGACTGGCTGTTTTGTCTTCACCATGAAGTGGGGTGTGAGCGGTGCGCTCATGCTGCTAAACATGAGTCGCAATTGTTCGTTGATCCAGTTGCCCGCTAGTGGAGTGTGGACACATCCTTTCTTCAGCACCATTCCTTCCCACAGCGCCGTTATCGATGTGTTCAAGTGCCCGATGTCAATGACAAGTGCAGTAGCCTTTCCTTGTGAGTATGCCGCGAGCTGTCCGTTCTTAGCCAGAAAGAAGGCAGGCACGCCCCATTCTTCCATGGCAATCTCCATCGTCTTTTCTCGCGCCTTTTGAGGATTCCACGCCGGCTCGCTCATCAACAGCGGGTACTCGCCAAGCACTTTCTCTTGGTCGTCCAATTGTTCTGCCTGCTCGTCCAAATCCATTGCTGTGTCTCCTTCTGCGTCCTTCTTCTCCTGTTCTGACAGATTGTTCAGGCCATTGCGCGAAGGTGGTGTCTGCCGCGATCCCGTCAGTCTCGATGTAACGCTGTACTCCCATAATCGTGATGCCGTGTCCCAGTCGTCCACTATGCCGTCGCTGTTGTAAGGATTCCGTATCTCCAATCCAGGTTGGTAGAGATGGATCGCGTTCTCGCCGAACAGTTTCGACCCATCGCGGACAGCGTATGAGGAGGGTACCACGGATTTGGGAGTGTCTTCGCCCTGTCACGGATTAGCTTCGTGTCGTGGTCGCAAATGTCCAGATTACATACTGCGAAGCCGGCTCTTGTCGAGTAGCTGCCGGGGTCGAGTATGAGCGCATTGATCTCGTCACCAGCGTATTCCTGATTCGCTACACATGACAGCATTAGTGCTGGCCATGCTTCCTATGCTCCTCCAATGCCTTACCTGGAGCTTGAGTCGGTGGCAGGGTGGACGCCATGGTGACGGGAGAGGCTGAGACTTCACATGCAGTTTCCGTAGCCTTATGCGACTCTGGCGGGCCTTTTCAATAGTGCAGAAGAAGTCGATGAATGAATCAATGTTGTGTGGAGGTATGGCATCGCTTCATACAAGTTGCGCGCCGAAAGTCGCGACGGAAGAAACGCGTCTGTGCGCCCTTGAAGTGTCCAGCCAATCACAAGGGGACAAACTGTTGGCATTGCACATCTCCTTTCTGGCAACATCAGAACAACACCCTCGCAAAGATGAAGTTACGGCATCTATACAAAGTCGAGACCCTCGACACACGGTTCGCCTCATCCACGGGTCAGGCATTACCCACTGCCCAAGCATCAAAATGGCCGAGTCCAGAGTACTATGCCTATTACGTGGTCTTCATCACCATCGTTCCTGCTATGATCAAGGCAGTCTGTGATGTATCGGTACCCTCACATCCGCAATATCAACACTACGAGCCACTGCTGGACGATGGCTGGATCCCAGGACGAAAGGTCGATAACTCAGATAGTCAATATGCTGGCTTTCGGGACAACATACCTTACATGGCCCTGCTCTTGGTACTGCATCCACTACTTAGACGAGCATATGAGTACTTGACCGTCGGGAAGGATGCCGCCTCTGCCAATGGAACAGCACTGAATGGGTCAGCCACCTCCGTCAGCAAGGACCCAACACAGACTGCAGATACGAGACTTCAATCACGAGTCACCTTCGACCTAGCTTTCGCCATGATCTTCCTTCTTGCACTGCACGGCGTATCTGCAATCAAAGTCCTGATCATTCTGTACCTCAACTATCAAGTCGCTACGACATTGCCCAGGCAGTATGTGGCGAGCACAACCTGGATCTTCAACATTGCAATTCTGTTTGCGAATGAGCTCTGCCATGGCTACAAGTTTTCCGATATAGTAGCCGTCACATTGCCACCAACCACGACTGCCGCCGACAAAGCTAATGTTGCTCCCGGGGATAACTGGGGTGCTTGGATCGACACTTATGGTGGCCTTCTGCCTAGGTGGGAGATCCTGTTCAACATCACTGTTCTGCGCCTGATTGCGTTCAACTTTGATCACTTGTGGATGTTAGACCGCAGAGCGAGCAGTCCCATCGAAGTACGTGCATCGTGATTGATGATGATTGAAGACATGCTGATGATCCCAGAAGAAGAACCTCGATCCCGCCAACTTGCCCGAGCGCGAAAGGACTAGCACTGGCGCGAGACCCTCCGACTTCACCTTCCGCAACTACCTCGCATATGTTCTATACTCGCCACTCTACCTCGCAGGTCCCATCGTCAACTTCAACGACTACATCGCGCAATGCCGCTATCCACTTCCTAGCATATCCCGGGACCGGATCCTTCCATATGCCATCCGCTTCATCTTGTGCTTGCTTTGCATGGAAGTCGTACAGCATTGCCTCTACGCAGTGGCGATTTCGAAATCAAACCCGGACTGGAACCAATACACTCCATTCCAACTCAGCATGCTCGGCTACTTCAACCTCCACGTCATCTGGCTGAAGCTCCTACTACCATGGCGATTCTTCCGACTCTGGAGTCTGATTGATGGCATCGATCCACCCGAGAACATGGTCCGCTGCATGTCAGACAACTACTCGGCACTCGCTTTCTGGCGTGGCTGGCATCGATCGTTCAATCGCTTCGTCGTTCGATACATCTACATCCCACTTGGAGGTTCTGGCAAGTCGAAGATTCACGGCATCGCCAACTTCCTGGCAGTCTTCACTTTCGTGGCTCTATGGCACGATATAAACCTCAAGCTACTCATGTGGGGATGGCTGATCACACTGTTCGTGCTACCCGAGATCCTGGCCACACTAGCATTCCCTGCGAAGAAGTGGAAGAATCGACCGAACCAGTACAGGGTCATCTGTGGCATCGGAGCCGTCGGTAACATTCTCATGATGATGGCAGCCAACTTGGTCGGCTTTGCTGTTGGTCTTGATGGTCTAAAGGGCCTGGTCGAGGGCATTGTTGGAAGCTGGGGCGGAAGAGTCTTCTTGCTTGCGGCCATGGCGACGCTGTTTGTCGGCGTTCAAGTCATGTTCGAGGTCCGGGAGAGTGAGAAGAGACGAGGCGTCAACCTGAAATGTTGAGTATGTATACATATGATTTGTATGAATATGCTGACATACAACAAAGCTCAGGCAAGAACCTCTCTTCTCGCGTCGTTTATGGCAACCGACATGACACTGATGGCATATGCCTACTGAAGTGCAGTAACGTGACATGTTCGCTGGCGCAGGTAATCAACGTGGACAACCGGACGACAAATCTAAGCGAAATTGAAGCTGGCTTCGGGAACGGAGAAGCAAGACTCAGGCGAGACGTACGGATGAGTTCTTTCCCATCATTGTACCAGCAATTACTCCCAGCCATGGTTCTATGCAGGACAACAAACGACAGCACAAGTCCCAAGCTCTTGGTTCTTCGAGGCATGGCATATGCAATACCTCGGCTACCCTGCCGAAACCCTAGAAGATGCAAGCCAGCGAGAATCGCAAATGCTCGCTCCCCACCAAAGCTCCATCGACTATCGAAATCGGCCGCCACCAAAACCACAAAGAAGTGGACATTCGCCTGCAGACCATGCCTGCCATAATATATGGGCCTTGCCAACCACGAGACACCCCGTTGCGGAGACAAAGCTTGGCCTTCGCGGAGGAAGATGGAGAATGCAGGCAAGCGTGGGGAACAACTCCGGCAATTCGGTATGTTATGCACAATTCGGAGCGAAACATCGCGTAACACGACCTCAGCCAAGACTGCCAAGGAAGAGTTCATCGTCGGCAATTGCAGGCATACACGATCTGGGTACTCTCTCGCCTTGGTTTGTGGTCCGAGCATACTTGCCGGTGCTTGAGAGAGAAGAATGAAGTGGCGACTAGTTCTCGTGGAGCACATTATGGAGAATGCGTTTTGGGCATTAGTTGGTTCGGTGATGCTACGCTGCCATGTGGGTGGTGGAGCTGCGGCTCTGCGTGCCTTGGGGCCGCGATGGACGATCACATAAAGTCGGAAGGTACCCGGGCACCAGAGTTAATCGATTGTGCGTTGTACTACATCTACTTCCGACATGGGTGCCAACGCGATGATGCTCCAGCTTCTGCTGGCATTGACTGCCTCAACAGCATCATGCTCAAACCTCCCAAAGAAGTCCTTGGCTTCCAGATCGCCACACCCGCGATCAACATCCAACACAACATTACCATACCAAGATCCCTCGTTATGCATCGACGACAGAATCGAGGACCTTCTAGCTCGCATGACCGTTGAGGAGAAAGCTGGTCA includes the following:
- a CDS encoding Actin-related protein 4 — protein: MASTLPPTQAPANQEYAGDEINALILDPGSYSTRAGFAGEDTPKSVVPSSYAVRDGSKLFGENAIHLYQPGLEIRNPYNSDGIVDDWDTASRLWEYSVTSRLTGSRQTPPSRNGLNNLSEQEKKDAEGDTAMDLDEQAEQLDDQEKVLGEYPLLMSEPAWNPQKAREKTMEIAMEEWGVPAFFLAKNGQLAAYSQGKATALVIDIGHLNTSITALWEGMVLKKGCVHTPLAGNWINEQLRLMFSSMSAPLTPHFMVKTKQPVDAGAPSNATYIQFPKPPTDSFRRLEEERVLTAFKESVVQAWGGPSRLENGPSQGATTNADYVRSLPPKPFEMPDGWNQVFGIERFKVAEGLFDSAAAYTDASHPAPSGEQTIVSAAKNAINACDVDTRPHLMNNIILTGAGSLIAGLPERIQSDLQALFPNPKIRVIANSNSVERKYGGWIGGSVLGSLGTFHQMWISRQEYEEFGAAIIEKRCK
- a CDS encoding Membrane-bound O-acyltransferase GUP1 gives rise to the protein MKLRHLYKVETLDTRFASSTGQALPTAQASKWPSPEYYAYYVVFITIVPAMIKAVCDVSVPSHPQYQHYEPLLDDGWIPGRKVDNSDSQYAGFRDNIPYMALLLVLHPLLRRAYEYLTVGKDAASANGTALNGSATSVSKDPTQTADTRLQSRVTFDLAFAMIFLLALHGVSAIKVLIILYLNYQVATTLPRQYVASTTWIFNIAILFANELCHGYKFSDIVAVTLPPTTTAADKANVAPGDNWGAWIDTYGGLLPRWEILFNITVLRLIAFNFDHLWMLDRRASSPIEKKNLDPANLPERERTSTGARPSDFTFRNYLAYVLYSPLYLAGPIVNFNDYIAQCRYPLPSISRDRILPYAIRFILCLLCMEVVQHCLYAVAISKSNPDWNQYTPFQLSMLGYFNLHVIWLKLLLPWRFFRLWSLIDGIDPPENMVRCMSDNYSALAFWRGWHRSFNRFVVRYIYIPLGGSGKSKIHGIANFLAVFTFVALWHDINLKLLMWGWLITLFVLPEILATLAFPAKKWKNRPNQYRVICGIGAVGNILMMMAANLVGFAVGLDGLKGLVEGIVGSWGGRVFLLAAMATLFVGVQVMFEVRESEKRRGVNLKC